From the genome of Streptacidiphilus sp. PB12-B1b:
TCCCCACCGAGTTGGCCGTGAGCGAGCTGGTCACCAACGCCATCCGCTACGCCTCCGCGCCGATAGCGCTGCGGCTGATCCGGGACCGGGCGCTGATCTGCGAGGTCTCCGACGGCAGCAGCACCTCCCCGCACCTGCACCACGCCCAGCTGATGGACGAGGGCGGTCGCGGCCTGTACCTGGTCAGCCGGATCGCGGACCGCTGGGGCACGCGCTACAGCGGCGCGGGCAAGACCATCTGGCTGGAACAGGCGCTGCCCGCCGCCCGGGCGGCCCGCGCCCCCGCCGCCCCCGAGGCGGTTCCCTCGGCGGCGGCCTGACCGCAAGCGAACGGCCCCGCCGGGGCCGACGGGGCCGCGCCTCCTGCCGCTGCTGCGGTCAGTGCGGTCAACTGGTCTTGAAGGTGAACCAGTTGACGTTCACGAAGTCGGCCGGCTGGCCGCTGCTGAAGGTCAGGTAGACCGTGTGCACCCCGGTCGCCCTGCTGATGTTGGCCGGGACGGTGCTCCAGCTCTGCCAGCCGCCGGTGCTGCCCACCGCGAAGCTGCCCAGCACCGGCCCGGTGACCGAGTCGAGCCGCACCTGGACCAGGCCGCTGACCCCGGCCGCCGCCCCGGAGGCCACCCTGGCCTGGAACTGGGTCGCGCCGGTGCTGCCGAAGTCCACCCCGGCGTAGCCGAGCCAGTCGCCGTTGCCGATCGAGCCGACGTCCTTCCCGCCGCCGCTGTCGGTGGTGGTCTCGGTGCTGGTGCCCGACTGGCTGCTGTACGACTCGGCCTGGATGGTGCCGTAGGCGCTGACCGTGCCGCCGGTGGGGGTCGGCGTGGCCGTTGGGCCGGACGTCGGCGGCGCGGTCGGCGGGGTGGTCGATCCGCCGTTGGCCGGGCCCACGGTGATGGTGAGCAGCGTCGGGTTGCCGTCGACGACCGCGCCCGACTGGTCGACGCCGCCGTCGGGCTGGACGTCGTCGTAGGGGAAGGCGTAGCCGCGCCCGTCCAGGCTGACCGCGTGCAGGATGCGGGCGTAGTGGTTGGTCTGCGGATAGGTGTAGTACTGCGCGGGGTTCTCGCCGTCGGGCTGGTCGCTGTCGATCAGCAGGGTCGTGCGGTTGATGGCGGCGCTCAGCCGGGCGGCGATCGCGCCCATCTCGGAGCCGGAGACGTTGAACGGTCCGGTGTCGCAGCTGAAGACGTCCGCGCTGGACGGCTTGCCGAAGGAGCCGATCCCGGGGAAGTTCAGCACGCCGCCGCTGACCTGGCCGGTGACCTTGCCCCAGGACGCCTGGGTGTCGATGGTCAGCGGGCTGCCGGTGTACTTCTGCCAGACCTGCTCGAGGTATCCGTCGAAGTAGCCGGAGAGCAGCGAGGGGTTGTTGATGATGCCGTTGGTGGGGCTGAGCGCCCGCAGGTTCTTCGAGCCGGAGGTGACCACCAGCTGGTTCCAGCCCTGGCCGTCCGCCGCGGCCTGGGCGTTGAGCGCGGCGCACACGGTGTCCAGGCCGCCCGCGGGCAGGCCGGGCGCGGACTGGGAGCCGTCGGAGCTGGTCAGCTGCAGGCCGATGGGCAGCGAGACGAAGTCGACGAAGCTGATGTTGGCGTACAGCTCGGCGCTGCTGAAGGTGAACTCGCAGAAGTCCCACAGGGTGTGGATGTTCGGGTCGGACGGGTTGGTCACCGACGGCTCGACCAGGGCCGGGCCGGGGTTGAGCAGGAAGGTGATCGGCGCGCCGACGGAGAACCAGATGCGTCCGCCGCCGATGTGCGGGACGGTGATCCGGGTCGGGCCGGATCCGGACGGCCCCAGCGGTATGGCGCAGTTCACCGTCAGCGGGCTGCCGGTGCTGCTCGGCGAGGACGGGTAGTAGGGAGTCCGTCCGTCGGCCTGGAGCAGCATCAGCGCGCTGCCCTGGTCCAGCGCGTTGCCGGTGACGTAGGCGTAGACCGTGTCCGAGCCGGTGGTGTTCTTCAGGTCGATGCTGAGGGTGGTGCCGGTGTTGGCCGACGCCCGCGACACCACGGTGGCGATGACGGCGGGTGCGGCCAGGGCTGCGGCGGATGCGGCGACGAACTTCCTGCGGGAGAGCATGGGCGGTCGTCCTTCGGGTCGTCAGGTGCTGGGTGGGGGTTTCCGGGTGGGGGCGGGGCCGGACGGCAGGGGTGGGCGCGCCGCGCCGTGGCCCGCGTGGGGGGCGGGGAGGGCGCGGGCGCGGTGCGGCGGGCACGGGCACGGCACGGTGCGCGGCCGGGGTTTCCGGAAACGTTTCCGGAAGCCGTGGTAGCGAGTATCTTTGCTGATCATGGAAGCGTCAACCGTCGGCCGGGGGTGAACCGGAACCGGCTGCGCCCGGCCCCGGCCAGCGCGTGATGTGATGGGCGCGGTCCGTAACCGACGAGAAGGGCGGCAGTCATGGCAGGCATCCGGGACCTCGCCCGTGAGTGCGGGGTGTCGGTCGCAACGGTCTCCCGCGCCCTGAACGGCCACCCCGAGGTCAGCGCCGCCACCCGGGCCCAGATCTGGGCCGCCGCCCGCCGCCTCGGCTACCAGCCCAGCCAGTCCGCCCGGGCCCTGGTGCGCGGCCGGTCGGACACCGTCGGCCTGCTCTGGGACACCGGCTACGAGACCGGCGGCCACCGCCACCCCTTCCTGCAGGACCTGATGACCGGCATCAAGCGGGCGCTCGGCGAGAGCGGCCGCCACCTGCTGCTGCTCAACATCGGCGGCCAGGACCGGGACGAGCAGCTCTACGCCGAGACCGCACGGCAGCACCAGCTGGACGGCGTGATCATGATGGGCATGGACCCGGAGCTGCCCGCGGTCCGGGCGCTGACCGGCTCCGGGCTGCCCTGCGTCGCCTTCGACACCCCGCTGACCGGCCCGCGCTCCTCTTACGTCACCTCCGACAACCGCAGCGGCGCGGCCGAGGCCGTCCGCCACCTGTACGCCCTCGGCCACCGCCGGATCGCCACCATCACCGGCCCGCCGCAGATGATGCCCGCCGCCGCCCGGCTCGCCGGTTTCCAGGACGCCGCACAGGAGTTGGGCCTGCGGCTGCCCCCCGGCTACGTGCAGCCCGGCGACTTCTTCCTGGACAGCGGCTACGCGGCCGGTCGGCGGCTGGCCGCCCTGCCGCACCGGCCCACCGGCGTGTTCGCCGCCGGGGACGAGATGGCCATCGGCGCGCTGCACGCCTTCGCCGACCTCGGCATCGACGTGCCCCGGCAGATGGCCGTCGTCGGCTTCGACAACATCGAGGCGGCGAGCCTGGTCCGGCCCGCGCTCACCACCGTCGCCCAGGATCCGCTCCGGCTCGGCAGCGCCGCCGTCCACCTGCTGCTCGACCTGGTGGCGGGCGCGGCCTCGGGCGCGACGCGGCCGGTGCCGCCGCGCACCGTCCCGGCCGGACTGGTCATCCGCGGCTCCTGCGCCCGGCCCCGAAGCTGACCCGGGCGGTTGTCGTACCCGTGTAGTAGCTTGGGCCGCCGAGGACAAGGACGAAACGGACAAGGACGAGGCGTTGGCGCAGCGGTCGCTGCTGGACGAGAACGGGCGGTGACCGGTGCGCATCCTGGTGTACGTGCCCTTCGCGGTCTGCCTGCTGCTGAGCGTGGCCGCGCCCCGGCCGTCCCGGTGGCTGCCACCGCGCGCGGCGGCCTGGGGGTTGGCCTGCGCGGCGCTGGTGGCCGCCGGAGCCTGGTTCTGGTCGTTGGCGCTGCTGGCGCTCACCGGCCTCGGGCAGATCCCGGCCGTGGCCGCGCTCGGCGCCTGGTCGCCCCGGGCGCTGGCGGCCGCCGACCCGGTGGCCCGGCTGACCGCGGTCGGCTGCGGGCTGGCCCTGGCGGCGGCGCTGGGCGCGCTGGCGCTGTCGGCCCGGCGGCACGGGCTGGCGCTGGTGCGCGCCTGCCGGGAGGCCCGGCGGCTGCCGGGCGCGGGAGATCTGGCCGTCGTCGACGACGACCGGCTGGAGGCATACGCCGTGCCCGGGCTGCCCGGCCTGGCCCGGGGGCGGCTGGTGGTCTCCAGCGGCATGCTCCGGGCACTGCCCGGCCCCGAGCGCGAGGCGCTGATGGCGCACGAGCGGGCGCACCTGCGCCACCGGCACCACCTCTTCCTGCTGGCCCTGCACCTGGCCGCGGCGGCCTGCCCGCTGCTGCGCCCGCTGGGCAGGGAGGGCGCGTTCGCCGTCGAGCGCTGGGCCGACGAGAACGCCGCTGCCGCGGTCGGCGACCGGGCGGTGGTCGCCCGCGCCCTGGCCCGCGCCGCCCTGGCGAAGAGGGACCGCGGGGCGGCCGGGGTGCTGGCGGCCACCGGCGGCCCGGTGCCGCGCCGGATCCGGGCGCTGCTCGCCGCCCCGCCGAGGCGGCGGCTGCTGCCGCTGGTCGCCGGGGGCCTGGTGCTGGCGGTCTGCTGCGGCAGCCTGGTGGACGCCACCCAGGACGACGCCGAACTGTTCGCCGGGGCCGCGCCGCACACCGCCGTCGGCAGCGTCCGCCATGCCGTGGACGACGGCCGGCTGCGGCTGCCGCTCCGGTACGACGCCGACGGCGGCACCGGCCGGGCGCAGA
Proteins encoded in this window:
- a CDS encoding beta-1,3-glucanase family protein, coding for MLSRRKFVAASAAALAAPAVIATVVSRASANTGTTLSIDLKNTTGSDTVYAYVTGNALDQGSALMLLQADGRTPYYPSSPSSTGSPLTVNCAIPLGPSGSGPTRITVPHIGGGRIWFSVGAPITFLLNPGPALVEPSVTNPSDPNIHTLWDFCEFTFSSAELYANISFVDFVSLPIGLQLTSSDGSQSAPGLPAGGLDTVCAALNAQAAADGQGWNQLVVTSGSKNLRALSPTNGIINNPSLLSGYFDGYLEQVWQKYTGSPLTIDTQASWGKVTGQVSGGVLNFPGIGSFGKPSSADVFSCDTGPFNVSGSEMGAIAARLSAAINRTTLLIDSDQPDGENPAQYYTYPQTNHYARILHAVSLDGRGYAFPYDDVQPDGGVDQSGAVVDGNPTLLTITVGPANGGSTTPPTAPPTSGPTATPTPTGGTVSAYGTIQAESYSSQSGTSTETTTDSGGGKDVGSIGNGDWLGYAGVDFGSTGATQFQARVASGAAAGVSGLVQVRLDSVTGPVLGSFAVGSTGGWQSWSTVPANISRATGVHTVYLTFSSGQPADFVNVNWFTFKTS
- a CDS encoding LacI family DNA-binding transcriptional regulator codes for the protein MAGIRDLARECGVSVATVSRALNGHPEVSAATRAQIWAAARRLGYQPSQSARALVRGRSDTVGLLWDTGYETGGHRHPFLQDLMTGIKRALGESGRHLLLLNIGGQDRDEQLYAETARQHQLDGVIMMGMDPELPAVRALTGSGLPCVAFDTPLTGPRSSYVTSDNRSGAAEAVRHLYALGHRRIATITGPPQMMPAAARLAGFQDAAQELGLRLPPGYVQPGDFFLDSGYAAGRRLAALPHRPTGVFAAGDEMAIGALHAFADLGIDVPRQMAVVGFDNIEAASLVRPALTTVAQDPLRLGSAAVHLLLDLVAGAASGATRPVPPRTVPAGLVIRGSCARPRS
- a CDS encoding M48 family metalloprotease, which produces MRILVYVPFAVCLLLSVAAPRPSRWLPPRAAAWGLACAALVAAGAWFWSLALLALTGLGQIPAVAALGAWSPRALAAADPVARLTAVGCGLALAAALGALALSARRHGLALVRACREARRLPGAGDLAVVDDDRLEAYAVPGLPGLARGRLVVSSGMLRALPGPEREALMAHERAHLRHRHHLFLLALHLAAAACPLLRPLGREGAFAVERWADENAAAAVGDRAVVARALARAALAKRDRGAAGVLAATGGPVPRRIRALLAAPPRRRLLPLVAGGLVLAVCCGSLVDATQDDAELFAGAAPHTAVGSVRHAVDDGRLRLPLRYDADGGTGRAQTRTDAAVVPNSRPSDQR